The nucleotide window AGTTGGTGTTTTAAGCTTCGTCGATAGCGATAAGGAATCTCCTCTTGGAGCAATCAAATTTTATATAGAATACCAAAATCCTAAAGAGATAGTCGATTGGTTAGCTCCAAAAACGGCTCATGGAGTACCTCTTTGGGATAACCCCGTTCCTCCAGATGTCTAACTACTTAATAGTTATGTAAGATAGGTCGTCTGGTAAAATGGATTTCGGGAAAATTCTCCTAGCCATTTTTAAATGCTCACTTACGTCCTCATATCTGGGACTTATGTGTGTTAATGCTAACAGTTTAACTGATGCTTCCAAAGCGATTTTTGCAGCATCTGTTACGTTTGAATGTCCGTACGTATAAGCTGAGGGTTCATCTAAGAATGTTGAATCGTGAATTAAGATATCGACACCTTTAACAGAGTCTACTACAGATTGACAAGGCATAGTATCTCCAGTATAGGCTACTTTCGATCCTCTCTTTATCACTAAATAGTCCTCAGGCTTTAATAACTTGCCATTATACTCCACTGTCTTTCCTTCTTTTAATTTTCTTATTACTCTCCAATCTCTTATTTTTTCTTTTTCTAATTTTTCTTCATCTATTTTTACTCTATCCTTTTCCATGATTAAATATCCTTGGGACTCTATGGTATGGCAAGTTTTAAATGTAGAAATTGTAATATTCTCGTCATTATAGTTATCTATGAACTCTATCTTGAATGAAGGATTGAATTTGGAGTATTCGAAGGATGTGTATAGGAAATCCTTAAGTTTTCTTGGGCCTAGTATATATAATGTCTCCTTTCTATCTAGAAGACCCATGCTTGCAATCACTCCTAGTAGTCCAAATACGTGATCTCCATGCATGTGAGATATTCCTATGATTTTTATTGAATTTATTCCTAACTTATAGTTCATTAACGTATATTGTGTTCCTTCTCCACAGTCTAATAAAATGTTTACTCCCTCTCTCCTTACCAAGAATGCTGGTAATTTTCTCTTCTTAGAAGGGGAACCTGCTCCCGTACCTAAAAAGAATATTTGAATCACTTTTTCTGCACCACGTAAATTGCCCTTGTTAAACTCTTATGTGAGTATAAGTAATGTAGACCTTTTATAATAAAACTATTTTCCTTTAATTTATCTATAAAATTGAATCGTGAGTCTGTTGCGAAGACCAGAAATCCACCCTTTGTTAACGTCTCTGATGCTGAGGAAAAGAATTCCTCATAGAGTTGGGTTAATTCTGCACCCTTATTTTTAGTTGATCTTCCATATGGGGGATCCGTTGCTATTGACGTTATTTGGCGAAATGGTAAATTAGTAGCAGAAGAGAATAATAAACTACAATAGTAATTGAAATAATTTAGGTTTATTTTGGTCTTTTGTAACATTGCTTTATCTAAGTCACTTCCTATACACTCATAGTTCAACCATCTTGCTTCTATTAATATTGATCCAGTACCGACGAAAGGATCAAGTACTTCTTTTTTAGGTCTAGAGAGGTTTACCAGTAATCTCGAAGTCTCAGGGTTCATTGTTCCAGACTGAGAGAATGGTTTCTTCTCGTGTTCATGGAGACTTTTAGAGTCAATTTGTCCCTTTATTTTTCCCAATATAATCACTCCGTCAGTTAGTATTATGTCAATTTTCTCGCATTCCTTCGACACTTTTACTCCTCTTTTTATCTCGTAATTTATTGCATTCAACTTATCCTTTTGAGAGCCCATTATTACGTCTTCCTTTATCCAGAAACATCCCCCTCTTAGCATCTCATTAATTTTTTTCGGATCATCTGAGATATACACAAGTTCGCCACTTCTTTTTATTCTAGCCGATCTGTTAGCTATGTCTCCTTTATTTCCTTCGAATATTGCTACCCCAGTGAAATAGTTAATCTCAGCGTTATCATCGTTAAGCAGAGCTCTCAATTCGGCCAATGACAAAAAATAGTTGTTCCCTTTTAATACGGCATAGGATGTAGTTTTCATAAGCTTAGTGCTATTGATTGTGAAACGTCTATAGTTATTATATCTTTATCATTTACATTGATGGTATTTGTTCCTATTAACGTTTTTACTCCCACCTCTCTTAATCTCTCTTTTGCACCTCCTACTAGCAATAGGTGAATTGCTGCTGCTGTAACGCTTTTAGCACCTAATGAATAGGCTAAGCGTGTAGCTTGTACTATGGTGCCCCCTGTGCTAATTATATCGTCTATTATAACTACATCTTTACCTTTTAGGTTAATATTTGGCGCCTCTTTTATTCTGACTTCACCCGTTGTTCTATCCCTTTCCTTTTCGATATAAGAGTACGGAGCATTAATTTCCTCAGCGATTTTTCTAGCTCTATCTAATGCTCCTCTATCCGGTGCCAATATGAATGGGTCTTCGATAATTTCTTTTATTTTTCTCGCAATTTGATGATAAGGATGGACTATCTTAAGTTCCCCTTTAAAGTACGATAACTCTTCTGGCTTATGTGGTTCTACTACTACTAAAGTGTTAACTCCTACTTCGCTCAGTATATGTAAGATTGTTTTTATGCTAATTGCTTCTCCATCTTTGAATCTTCTGTCTTGTCTACTATATGCTAAGTATGGTACTATAGCAGTCAGTTTTTTAGCTCCTAGATCCCTTATTGTTTCTGCAATTAGAAATAGTTCTATTAGATGTTTATCTTGTGGGTAATCTGTTGTCTGTACTAATAATACTTCTTCATCTCTTATTGAAGAGGGTACTCTTATGTAAGATTCCCCATCGGGAAATATTTTGTTTTCCACTTTTACTAAAGGTATGGATAATATTTTTGATAAGCTTTCGTCTATTCCATTAGTGGCTGATCCACCTATTATTATCATTATTATCATCTTTAAGGGGAAGTTTTTAAGATTAAAAGCTGAGTGAAAAGAGATATGTACTATGTTTTTATACTTGGAACTGCGGGATCAGGAAAGACAACCTTGACAAAAAATTTACAAGATTATTTACTTGATCAAGAGATGGATACGGCAGTAATAAACTTGGATCCAGCGGTTGAACACTTACCTTATACCCCCGATTTTGATGTTAGAGATTATGTTGACGCATATGAGGTGATGCAAAACTATCATTTAGGGCCTAATTCTAGTTTAATAGCATCTATTGATTTAATTTTGACTAAGGCGTCTGAGATCAAATCGGAAATCGATCAAATTGAAGCTAATTATGTACTAGTTGATACACCTGGACAAATAGAGCTATTTGCGTATAGGGATACTGGTAGGCTAATTTCCCAGTTAATTAGAGGAAATAATAAGGCATTGGGACTATTTCTTCTAGACTCTTTTTTAGCTAAGGAAGCTAGAAGTTTTATATCCTTATTACTTCTTTCAAGTTCCATAAAATTTAGGTTGGACTTACCGATTATCAATATACTTAATAAGATAGATCTTCTGACAGAAAAGGAGTTAGAGCAGATATTGGCGTGGGGAGATAATGCTGAGAATTTGATTGACGAGTTGGGTAGGTTAGATGAGTATTCCCTTGAGCTAGTTAATTTATTAATAGAAAGCTTGTCTTATAACCTAATTCCCATGTCATCAGAAGAGGGCAAGGGATTTAACGAACTCTACGCTGAAATTCAAAGAGTAATAGCTGGTGGTGAGGATTATTTAACTGAAGAGTCTAATCCTAAGTTATAAGCTTTATTAGTCCTATAGACTAAATTAAATAGATGATGAAAGCTAAGGTAATTGACGCTGTCTCATTCTCTTATATATTAAGAACTGTGGGTGACTTCTTGAGTGAAGCCAACTTTATTGTTACTAAGGAGGGTATAAGAGTTAGCGGAATTGATCCTTCAAGAGTAGTTTTTCTAGATATATTTCTCCCATCGAGTTACTTTGAGGGATTTGAAGTTAGTCAAGAGAAGGAAATAATAGGGTTTAAGTTAGAGGATGTAAATGATATACTAAAACGTGTTTTAAAGGACGATACGTTAATACTATCCTCGAACGAATCTAAATTAACACTTACTTTTGATGGAGAATTCACTAGATCTTTCGAGCTTCCATTAATTCAAGTTGAATCTACACAGCCGCCTTCAGTCAATTTAGAGTTTCCATTTAAGGCTCAACTACTCACTATAACTTTTGCGGATATAATTGACGAGTTATCTGATTTAGGTGAAGTTTTGAATATACACTCCAAGGAGAATAAACTTTATTTTGAAGTTATTGGAGACCTCTCCACTGCAAAAGTAGAGTTGTCAACGGATAACGGTACGTTATTAGAAGCTTCTGGCGCAGATGTCAGTAGCAGTTATGGGATGGAATACGTTGCGAATACAACTAAAATGAGAAGAGCTTCCGATTCAATGGAATTGTATTTTGGTTCTCAAATTCCTTTGAAGCTTCGATTTAAATTACCGCAGGAAGGCTATGGGGACTTTTACATTGCACCAAGGGCAGACTAATCTAATAAAGAGTTTTTTTAGGAACTACTATTTAAATGCGGAATTGGAATTGCCAAAGGATATGGAATTAAGGGAGTTTGCTCTCCAACCATTTGGCTCAGACACCTACGTAAGGCATCTTTCCTTCTCTTCTAGCGAAGAATTAAGGGACTACTTAGTTAACAGAAATTTACCACTTCATTTATTTTACTCTTCAGCTAGGTATCAGTTACCGAGCGCTAGAAATATGGAGGAGAAAGCTTGGATGGGGTCCGATTTGTTATTTGATATAGATGCTGATCACCTATGCAAATTAAGGTCAATTAGGTTTTGTCCAGTTTGTGGTAATGCCGTAGTTTCTGAGAAATGTGAGAGAGATAACGTAGAGACTTTAGAGTATGTTGAGATGACTAGCGAGTGTATAAAAAGGGGTTTAGAACAGACTAGAAACTTGGTTGAAATTCTTGAGGATGACTTCGGATTAAAACCTAAGGTTTACTTTTCTGGAAATAGAGGTTTTCACGTACAAGTCGATTGTTATGGTAATTGTGCATTATTAGATTCTGATGAAAGGAAAGAAATTGCCGAGTACGTCATGGGTATTGGTGTTCCAGGCTACCCTGGTGGTAGTGAAAATGCTCCGGGATGGGTTGGAAGGAAAAATCGCGGTATAAATGGGGTTACTATTGATGAGCAAGTCACTATTGATGTTAAGAGGCTAATTAGGATTCCAAATTCTCTACATGGGAAATCTGGATTAATTGTTAAGAGAGTACCTAATTTGGATGATTTTGAATTTAATGAGACTTTATCTCCATTTACGGGATATACGATATTTTTGCCGTATATTACTATAGAGACTGAGGTTTTAGGTAGTATCATTAAGTTAAATAGGGGTATACCAATTAAGATTAAATCTAGTATTGGGATTTATCTTCATTTGAGAAACTTGGGTGAGGTAAAGGCTTATGTTAGATGAATTGGTTAAAAAGGAATTATCAGAGGAAGAAATTACTGAAATTAAGCTAGAGGAAATAATCAAGTACATCACTCTCATTAAGAAATCTAAAACTTTTGTTAGTTCTGAAATCAGAAAGGAGGAATTGAAATTTCTTTCAGAGCTGGCTGAATCGTTATTTGAGCTAAGATTGTCAAAAGTTCTAGAGGGAAAGGTCGGCAAAGGGTTTGACGAATTTATCTTCGATATTTTTAAGATATTAAAACAATTTTACGTTGATTTATTAACTGGCAGATACATAATTTATAATGATAAAATCTATTGCATAGTACAGAAACCATTAATATATAATGATCACAGGGTTAATGAGGGAGATGTTTTGGTTTTACCTATGAGAGAAGCCTTGCCATTAATAATAGCAAG belongs to Saccharolobus solfataricus and includes:
- the priS gene encoding DNA primase small subunit PriS — translated: MGTFTLHQGQTNLIKSFFRNYYLNAELELPKDMELREFALQPFGSDTYVRHLSFSSSEELRDYLVNRNLPLHLFYSSARYQLPSARNMEEKAWMGSDLLFDIDADHLCKLRSIRFCPVCGNAVVSEKCERDNVETLEYVEMTSECIKRGLEQTRNLVEILEDDFGLKPKVYFSGNRGFHVQVDCYGNCALLDSDERKEIAEYVMGIGVPGYPGGSENAPGWVGRKNRGINGVTIDEQVTIDVKRLIRIPNSLHGKSGLIVKRVPNLDDFEFNETLSPFTGYTIFLPYITIETEVLGSIIKLNRGIPIKIKSSIGIYLHLRNLGEVKAYVR
- the prs gene encoding ribose-phosphate diphosphokinase codes for the protein MIIIGGSATNGIDESLSKILSIPLVKVENKIFPDGESYIRVPSSIRDEEVLLVQTTDYPQDKHLIELFLIAETIRDLGAKKLTAIVPYLAYSRQDRRFKDGEAISIKTILHILSEVGVNTLVVVEPHKPEELSYFKGELKIVHPYHQIARKIKEIIEDPFILAPDRGALDRARKIAEEINAPYSYIEKERDRTTGEVRIKEAPNINLKGKDVVIIDDIISTGGTIVQATRLAYSLGAKSVTAAAIHLLLVGGAKERLREVGVKTLIGTNTINVNDKDIITIDVSQSIALSL
- a CDS encoding TRM11 family SAM-dependent methyltransferase yields the protein MKTTSYAVLKGNNYFLSLAELRALLNDDNAEINYFTGVAIFEGNKGDIANRSARIKRSGELVYISDDPKKINEMLRGGCFWIKEDVIMGSQKDKLNAINYEIKRGVKVSKECEKIDIILTDGVIILGKIKGQIDSKSLHEHEKKPFSQSGTMNPETSRLLVNLSRPKKEVLDPFVGTGSILIEARWLNYECIGSDLDKAMLQKTKINLNYFNYYCSLLFSSATNLPFRQITSIATDPPYGRSTKNKGAELTQLYEEFFSSASETLTKGGFLVFATDSRFNFIDKLKENSFIIKGLHYLYSHKSLTRAIYVVQKK
- the rnz gene encoding ribonuclease Z translates to MIQIFFLGTGAGSPSKKRKLPAFLVRREGVNILLDCGEGTQYTLMNYKLGINSIKIIGISHMHGDHVFGLLGVIASMGLLDRKETLYILGPRKLKDFLYTSFEYSKFNPSFKIEFIDNYNDENITISTFKTCHTIESQGYLIMEKDRVKIDEEKLEKEKIRDWRVIRKLKEGKTVEYNGKLLKPEDYLVIKRGSKVAYTGDTMPCQSVVDSVKGVDILIHDSTFLDEPSAYTYGHSNVTDAAKIALEASVKLLALTHISPRYEDVSEHLKMARRIFPKSILPDDLSYITIK
- a CDS encoding ATP/GTP-binding protein produces the protein MYYVFILGTAGSGKTTLTKNLQDYLLDQEMDTAVINLDPAVEHLPYTPDFDVRDYVDAYEVMQNYHLGPNSSLIASIDLILTKASEIKSEIDQIEANYVLVDTPGQIELFAYRDTGRLISQLIRGNNKALGLFLLDSFLAKEARSFISLLLLSSSIKFRLDLPIINILNKIDLLTEKELEQILAWGDNAENLIDELGRLDEYSLELVNLLIESLSYNLIPMSSEEGKGFNELYAEIQRVIAGGEDYLTEESNPKL
- the pcn2 gene encoding DNA polymerase sliding clamp Pcn2, yielding MKAKVIDAVSFSYILRTVGDFLSEANFIVTKEGIRVSGIDPSRVVFLDIFLPSSYFEGFEVSQEKEIIGFKLEDVNDILKRVLKDDTLILSSNESKLTLTFDGEFTRSFELPLIQVESTQPPSVNLEFPFKAQLLTITFADIIDELSDLGEVLNIHSKENKLYFEVIGDLSTAKVELSTDNGTLLEASGADVSSSYGMEYVANTTKMRRASDSMELYFGSQIPLKLRFKLPQEGYGDFYIAPRAD